In Odocoileus virginianus isolate 20LAN1187 ecotype Illinois chromosome 23, Ovbor_1.2, whole genome shotgun sequence, one DNA window encodes the following:
- the H4C16 gene encoding histone H4, whose amino-acid sequence MSGRGKGGKGLGKGGAKRHRKVLRDNIQGITKPAIRRLARRGGVKRISGLIYEETRGVLKVFLENVIRDAVTYTEHAKRKTVTAMDVVYALKRQGRTLYGFGG is encoded by the coding sequence ATGTCTGGCAGGGGCAAGGGTGGGAAAGGGCTGGGTAAGGGAGGTGCCAAGCGTCACCGGAAGGTCTTACGGGACAACATCCAGGGCATTACGAAGCCCGCAATTCGCCGTCTGGCCCGCCGTGGTGGTGTCAAGCGCATCTCAGGGCTCATCTACGAAGAGACCCGTGGAGTGCTCAAAGTGTTTTTGGAAAACGTGATCCGCGATGCGGTGACATACACGGAGCACGCCAAGCGCAAGACGGTCACGGCCATGGATGTGGTGTATGCTCTGAAACGCCAGGGCCGCACACTCTACGGCTTCGGTGGCTGA
- the H2AJ gene encoding histone H2A.J translates to MSGRGKQGGKVRAKAKSRSSRAGLQFPVGRVHRLLRKGNYAERVGAGAPVYLAAVLEYLTAEILELAGNAARDNKKTRIIPRHLQLAIRNDEELNKLLGKVTIAQGGVLPNIQAVLLPKKTESQKTKSK, encoded by the coding sequence ATGTCTGGTCGCGGAAAGCAGGGCGGCAAAGTGCGGGCAAAGGCCAAGTCCAGGTCCTCCCGCGCGGGCCTGCAGTTCCCAGTGGGCCGAGTGCACAGACTGCTACGCAAGGGTAACTACGCTGAGCGAGTGGGCGCCGGGGCCCCGGTGTACCTGGCCGCGGTGTTGGAATACCTGACGGCGGAGATCCTGGAGTTGGCTGGCAACGCCGCGCGGGACAACAAGAAGACCAGGATAATCCCTCGCCACCTGCAGCTCGCCATCCGCAACGACGAAGAGCTAAACAAGCTTCTGGGGAAAGTGACCATCGCTCAGGGCGGCGTCCTGCCCAACATCCAGGCCGTGCTGCTGCCCAAGAAGACGGAGAGTCAGAAGACGAAGAGCAAGTGA